The proteins below come from a single Burkholderiales bacterium genomic window:
- a CDS encoding septal ring lytic transglycosylase RlpA family protein has protein sequence MPTMIRTLLCASVLLLCAAPAAQALELSLDTEVRGERGVASYYAKRFDGRRTASGIIFRNSEFLAAHPTLPFGTIVRVTNLVNGSFVDVQIADRGAFARKHGGFIIDLSQAAAKRLNMLGRGTARVVVEVVEWSGRKSHEIADAAVKAVTNE, from the coding sequence ATGCCTACGATGATAAGAACGCTGCTGTGCGCCTCCGTGCTGTTGCTGTGCGCGGCTCCCGCGGCGCAGGCTCTCGAGCTTTCGCTCGACACCGAAGTGAGGGGTGAGCGCGGCGTCGCCTCGTACTACGCGAAGCGCTTCGACGGCCGCCGCACCGCGAGCGGCATCATCTTTCGCAACAGCGAGTTCCTCGCGGCGCACCCCACGCTGCCTTTCGGCACGATCGTGCGCGTGACCAATCTCGTCAACGGCAGCTTCGTCGACGTGCAGATCGCCGACCGCGGCGCGTTCGCGCGCAAGCACGGCGGTTTCATCATCGATCTGTCGCAGGCCGCGGCCAAGCGCCTCAACATGCTCGGTCGGGGCACCGCGCGCGTCGTCGTCGAAGTCGTCGAATGGAGCGGCCGCAAGAGCCACGAGATTGCGGACGCGGCGGTGAAAGCGGTCACGAACGAATAG
- a CDS encoding tripartite tricarboxylate transporter substrate-binding protein: MTRTASLAAALFLASTPAPGASDADSAYPTRHIRMIAPFTAGSTLDVMARLVSDRLGSAFGHNVVVDNRPGANGVIGIDLVAKAPPDGYTMLLTTGSFTGNIVIYKKLPYDGTRDFAPITQIARSYGMVLVVNPGVAAQSAKDLVALAKSKRAGIPRQ, translated from the coding sequence ATGACACGCACTGCAAGTCTCGCGGCCGCGCTCTTCCTCGCATCCACGCCCGCGCCCGGCGCGAGCGACGCCGACAGCGCGTACCCGACGCGCCACATCCGCATGATCGCGCCGTTCACCGCGGGCAGCACGCTCGACGTGATGGCGCGCTTGGTATCCGACCGTCTAGGGTCCGCGTTCGGCCACAACGTCGTCGTCGACAACCGGCCCGGCGCCAACGGCGTCATCGGCATCGATCTCGTCGCCAAGGCGCCGCCCGACGGTTACACGATGCTGCTCACCACGGGCTCGTTCACCGGCAACATCGTCATCTACAAGAAGCTTCCGTACGACGGCACGCGCGACTTCGCGCCGATCACTCAGATCGCGCGCTCGTACGGCATGGTGCTCGTCGTCAACCCGGGGGTCGCGGCGCAGTCGGCGAAAGACCTCGTCGCGCTGGCGAAGTCGAAGCGCGCGGGGATTCCCCGGCAGTAA